From the genome of Flavobacterium luteolum, one region includes:
- a CDS encoding CHASE3 domain-containing protein, producing the protein MKWIPNFNSSNSLRVIFVIAVFILLFLSSIAYKHNQDLNESSKLVMHTYEINIQLERLMSAIKDAETGQRGYIITRNARFLTPYIYSRDKVNTSFITLKKLTADNPKQQDNLQKLFKLITQRFVSFENCLKYSDPKTYDKRKLDNHMFGGRILMENIRFKVDEMNDIEKDFLKKRLKIYDSEISLSPLFSISLFLVALSFILLAYRQISRDFERLKVFNKKLLISTGLISESENIGKFSTWQWDLDSDKIDFSDNQFRLLGLEPRSFAPNKATLIKYVHPDDKESVAKAIDGIIEKKHLPFVYYKIVRPDFEVRYFKTTGKLVTDQQGSKILLGINFDITDEHLLNIELQERNKELEKSNKELASFNHVASHDLQEPLRKIQTFISRVSSADKEVMSESGKNYITKIESSAKRMRVLIDDLLLFSRTNTTKKEFIKMNLNELLDNAESELAEIIEEKKAVIQRIGKLPKLSVIPYQIEQLFINLIGNSLKYSQPDTEPQISISSEKVSSSEYPEILEQSIKKFHKITFTDNGMGFDPQFKETIFILFQRLHSKTDYPGTGIGLAICKKIVENHKGHIIADSTLGKGSVFTVFLPD; encoded by the coding sequence ATGAAGTGGATACCAAATTTTAATTCTTCAAACTCTTTGAGAGTTATTTTTGTAATCGCAGTTTTCATTCTGTTATTCCTTTCTTCAATTGCTTACAAACATAACCAGGACTTGAATGAATCGAGCAAACTGGTTATGCATACTTACGAAATCAACATTCAGCTCGAACGCTTAATGTCGGCAATAAAAGATGCAGAAACGGGCCAGCGCGGGTATATTATTACGCGCAATGCCCGTTTTTTAACTCCGTATATTTATTCTCGAGATAAGGTAAATACTTCGTTTATCACTTTAAAAAAACTCACTGCCGATAATCCGAAACAGCAGGATAATCTCCAGAAACTTTTCAAACTCATTACCCAGCGTTTTGTCTCTTTTGAAAACTGTCTAAAATACAGCGATCCTAAAACGTACGACAAAAGAAAGCTGGACAATCATATGTTTGGCGGCCGTATTCTAATGGAAAACATCCGTTTTAAAGTGGATGAAATGAATGACATAGAGAAAGACTTTCTAAAGAAAAGACTAAAAATTTACGATTCGGAAATCTCTTTGAGTCCGCTTTTTTCTATTTCACTATTTCTGGTGGCTTTGAGTTTTATTTTATTGGCATATCGTCAAATTAGCCGTGATTTTGAACGCTTGAAAGTATTCAATAAAAAACTTTTAATTTCGACAGGTTTAATTTCTGAGTCTGAAAATATTGGTAAATTCAGCACTTGGCAATGGGATTTGGATTCTGATAAAATTGACTTTTCAGACAACCAATTCCGATTATTAGGTCTCGAACCGAGATCTTTTGCGCCAAACAAAGCTACACTTATAAAATATGTTCATCCAGACGATAAAGAATCTGTTGCAAAAGCAATTGACGGAATTATAGAAAAGAAACATCTTCCGTTTGTGTATTATAAAATTGTACGTCCAGATTTTGAAGTCCGTTATTTTAAAACCACAGGGAAATTGGTAACAGATCAGCAGGGAAGTAAAATCTTGCTTGGGATCAATTTTGACATTACAGACGAACATCTTTTGAATATCGAACTTCAGGAACGAAATAAAGAACTGGAGAAAAGCAATAAAGAATTGGCTTCTTTCAACCACGTTGCAAGTCACGATTTGCAAGAACCGCTTAGAAAAATACAGACTTTTATTTCGAGAGTTTCCAGCGCAGATAAAGAAGTGATGTCTGAAAGCGGAAAAAATTACATTACCAAAATAGAAAGTTCGGCAAAAAGAATGCGTGTTTTAATAGACGACCTTCTTTTGTTTTCAAGAACCAATACTACCAAAAAGGAATTCATTAAAATGAATCTTAATGAACTTCTAGACAATGCTGAATCTGAATTGGCAGAAATTATCGAAGAAAAGAAAGCCGTTATTCAGCGAATTGGAAAACTTCCGAAGCTTTCTGTAATTCCGTATCAGATCGAACAGCTGTTTATCAATTTAATTGGAAATTCATTAAAATACAGCCAGCCCGATACTGAACCTCAGATTTCTATTTCAAGCGAAAAAGTTAGTTCATCAGAATATCCAGAAATATTAGAACAGTCTATAAAGAAGTTTCATAAAATCACTTTTACAGATAACGGAATGGGATTTGACCCTCAGTTTAAAGAAACCATTTTTATTCTTTTTCAGCGTCTTCATTCTAAAACAGATTATCCTGGAACCGGAATCGGATTAGCGATCTGCAAGAAGATTGTAGAGAACCACAAAGGTCACATAATTGCCGATAGCACTTTAGGAAAAGGTTCAGTATTTACGGTGTTTCTGCCCGATTAA
- a CDS encoding DUF4142 domain-containing protein — MKAIPPLKASIFRVLFSFLLILCITSCRKINPIENTLKNQAFAKNDREETEVFFFISTANVSKSIISKSQIAQQKSSDVIVQELSKRIEVQESQLLEAITKMATSKLIVITEINATHKRDLYNLIDANGYDFNSIYLNGMTDAICNQIELLEAISRETNDKEILELVLRFLPQQYRLLRETERIKRQNV, encoded by the coding sequence ATGAAAGCAATTCCCCCCTTAAAAGCTTCAATTTTTAGAGTTCTTTTTTCATTCCTTTTAATTCTATGCATCACCTCTTGCAGAAAAATTAATCCGATCGAAAATACTTTGAAGAACCAAGCTTTTGCAAAAAATGACAGAGAAGAAACAGAGGTTTTCTTTTTTATATCTACGGCGAATGTTAGTAAGTCTATTATTTCAAAAAGTCAAATTGCACAACAAAAAAGTTCAGATGTAATTGTTCAGGAATTAAGCAAAAGAATAGAAGTTCAAGAGAGTCAATTACTGGAAGCGATAACCAAAATGGCCACATCGAAGCTCATTGTCATTACTGAAATAAATGCCACGCACAAACGAGACCTGTACAACCTCATTGATGCCAACGGTTATGATTTTAACAGCATTTATCTAAATGGTATGACAGATGCGATCTGCAACCAAATTGAGTTACTCGAAGCAATTTCTAGAGAAACAAACGATAAAGAAATTCTCGAACTTGTTCTTCGCTTTTTGCCACAACAATATAGACTCTTACGAGAGACTGAACGAATAAAAAGACAAAATGTATAA
- a CDS encoding helix-turn-helix domain-containing protein produces the protein MKLFIKFDINTICSLYLKQNLEQNNVNFTTLGFGEIEIEDNLDAEALDNLKTKLAPCGFEVVENQKSVLVQKIKDAIIELVFMDDSNNYKSSVFLAEKLNHSYGYLSNVFSEVTYSSIENFIILQKIERAKQLIIINEMSLTEIAFLLNYSSVAHLSTQFKNTTGITPSAFQRIIKKRRENLK, from the coding sequence ATGAAACTATTTATAAAGTTCGACATTAATACTATTTGCTCTCTTTATTTGAAACAAAATCTGGAACAAAACAATGTAAATTTTACAACTCTGGGATTTGGCGAAATTGAGATTGAAGACAATCTTGATGCCGAAGCGCTAGACAATTTAAAAACTAAATTGGCTCCGTGTGGTTTTGAAGTAGTTGAAAATCAAAAAAGTGTATTAGTCCAAAAAATCAAAGATGCGATTATCGAACTTGTATTTATGGACGACAGCAATAATTATAAAAGTTCTGTATTTTTGGCAGAAAAGCTAAACCACAGTTACGGATATTTATCTAATGTTTTCTCAGAAGTAACTTATTCTTCTATAGAAAACTTTATTATTTTACAGAAAATTGAAAGAGCAAAACAGCTTATTATCATTAACGAAATGAGTTTGACTGAGATTGCTTTTTTACTTAATTATTCGAGTGTTGCGCATTTGAGTACTCAGTTTAAAAACACAACTGGCATTACTCCATCTGCTTTTCAGAGAATTATTAAGAAACGAAGAGAAAATTTAAAATAA
- a CDS encoding response regulator: MQKNALHILLADDDEDDRLFFKDAFEEIKIQTNVNFVHDGMQLMDHLMDTNNKLPDILFLDLNMPKKTGKECLIEIKKTDHLKDIIIAIYSTSSSEEDIEDTFIQGANIYIKKPSDFNTLKKIINEVVTVNWHYHTSGLNRDNFLLRLK, from the coding sequence ATGCAAAAAAACGCATTACACATTTTATTGGCCGATGACGATGAAGATGACCGTCTTTTCTTTAAAGATGCTTTTGAAGAAATAAAAATACAAACGAATGTAAATTTTGTTCACGACGGGATGCAGCTTATGGATCATTTAATGGACACAAACAATAAACTTCCAGATATTTTGTTTCTAGATTTAAACATGCCTAAGAAAACAGGTAAAGAATGTTTGATTGAAATCAAAAAAACGGATCATTTAAAAGATATAATCATTGCAATCTATTCTACTTCTTCTTCAGAAGAGGATATCGAAGATACCTTTATTCAAGGCGCCAATATTTATATCAAAAAGCCAAGCGATTTCAATACGTTAAAAAAAATAATTAATGAAGTCGTGACTGTAAACTGGCATTATCATACTTCTGGTCTAAACCGTGATAATTTCTTGCTTCGACTAAAATAA
- a CDS encoding DUF5723 family protein, whose translation MKKTLLLFCFFGSFFYARSQSYFGFRDDNYAGIQSAIFNPSNIVESKYRADVTLFSASGTGQNDLYGINILDALDGDYDLATDASKNFKSNNRGNFNVDILGPSFMMNITPLHSVALFTRVRSVSNLVGINGQLIDEVNKDMDASNSFLITGGNPNSVTNSWAEIGASYATVLLDRDDHFVKGGITLKYLMAGVNGYINGSDLSVAFNKNNANPAASEYLSTGTIRTAASYDYANGDDPKFDAASAGVGVDLGFTYEYRTNCHTCEGNRYKFKAAASVTDIGKVNYKNIIENTYNITGKVTQQDIDDADDIFDFFDSNYTKISSKKGVKANLPTALHTNFDWNIDQRFYLNLSGDFSLVDAKKINGTAIANSVTFTPRYETRQFSFYVPVTYMQYSGTTIGAGFRAGPIFIGSGTLFSSLFSNNTKGCNIYAGLKIPIYQDYR comes from the coding sequence ATGAAGAAAACTTTACTCTTATTTTGCTTCTTTGGAAGCTTTTTTTATGCGCGGTCGCAATCGTATTTCGGATTCAGGGATGATAATTATGCTGGAATTCAGAGTGCTATATTTAATCCGTCTAATATTGTTGAGTCGAAGTATCGCGCCGATGTGACGCTTTTCTCGGCAAGCGGAACGGGACAAAATGATTTGTACGGAATTAATATTTTAGATGCATTAGACGGCGATTATGATTTGGCAACCGATGCGAGCAAAAATTTTAAATCGAACAACAGAGGAAATTTTAATGTCGATATTCTTGGACCTTCTTTTATGATGAATATTACGCCTCTGCATAGCGTGGCGCTTTTTACGCGTGTGCGAAGCGTTTCGAATCTCGTTGGCATAAACGGACAGCTTATTGATGAGGTGAACAAAGATATGGATGCTTCGAATAGTTTTTTAATCACAGGAGGGAATCCGAATAGTGTTACAAATTCTTGGGCGGAGATAGGAGCGAGTTATGCAACGGTTCTGTTAGATCGTGACGATCATTTTGTAAAAGGCGGAATTACTTTAAAATACTTAATGGCGGGAGTAAACGGCTACATTAACGGAAGTGATTTGAGTGTAGCGTTCAATAAAAACAATGCAAATCCTGCTGCGAGCGAATATCTTTCGACAGGAACGATTAGAACTGCCGCAAGTTACGATTATGCAAACGGCGATGATCCAAAGTTTGATGCAGCTTCGGCTGGAGTAGGTGTCGATTTGGGTTTTACATACGAATACCGCACCAACTGCCATACGTGCGAAGGAAATCGTTATAAGTTTAAAGCAGCGGCTTCTGTAACCGATATTGGAAAAGTAAATTATAAAAACATAATCGAGAATACTTATAATATTACAGGAAAAGTGACGCAGCAAGATATTGACGATGCAGATGATATTTTTGATTTTTTCGATTCAAACTATACTAAAATTTCATCTAAGAAAGGAGTAAAAGCAAATCTTCCGACGGCTTTGCACACCAATTTTGACTGGAACATCGATCAGAGGTTTTATTTGAATCTAAGTGGTGATTTTAGCCTTGTAGATGCCAAAAAAATAAACGGAACTGCAATTGCCAATTCGGTTACTTTTACGCCTAGATACGAAACGAGACAATTCAGTTTCTACGTTCCTGTAACGTACATGCAATACAGCGGAACAACAATCGGAGCAGGTTTTAGAGCTGGACCAATATTTATTGGCTCAGGTACTCTTTTTTCCAGTCTATTCTCGAACAATACAAAAGGCTGTAATATTTATGCCGGTCTTAAAATACCGATTTATCAGGATTATAGATAA
- a CDS encoding YtxH domain-containing protein has translation MKTSSTILGILGAAAAGAFIGVLFAPDKGSNTRKKIKDKSKDYGDNLKSKFDGIVSTISSNGKEIIEEGKSKLNQVKEDYNTLKDDVKTVKSNY, from the coding sequence ATGAAAACTAGTAGCACAATTTTAGGAATTTTAGGAGCCGCAGCGGCGGGAGCATTCATAGGTGTTTTATTTGCACCAGATAAAGGATCGAACACAAGAAAAAAAATCAAAGATAAATCAAAAGATTACGGAGATAACCTGAAATCAAAATTTGATGGCATCGTAAGTACAATCTCTTCAAACGGTAAAGAAATTATCGAAGAAGGAAAATCTAAACTTAACCAAGTTAAAGAAGATTACAACACGCTAAAAGACGATGTTAAAACAGTAAAATCAAACTATTAA
- a CDS encoding surface-adhesin E family protein, translating into MKKILFTILLFIVYSRSFSQNDEFQYVTSAKDGTEIYLYLEKGNDDMKEFWLKMINPTKTVKNKKGQLVKTGGDSSVQFYKLDCAEKRYSTSDGVIYDRNGKVIQKIYIDSYNDKVIPGTIMSAVYRYVCEAE; encoded by the coding sequence ATGAAAAAAATATTATTTACTATTTTACTTTTTATAGTTTATAGCAGATCATTTTCTCAAAATGATGAATTTCAGTATGTAACTTCTGCAAAAGATGGAACTGAAATATATCTTTATCTTGAAAAAGGGAATGATGACATGAAAGAGTTTTGGTTAAAAATGATTAATCCAACTAAAACAGTTAAAAATAAAAAAGGTCAATTAGTTAAAACAGGTGGCGACTCCAGTGTACAATTTTATAAATTAGATTGTGCCGAGAAAAGATACTCTACTTCTGACGGAGTTATCTATGATCGAAATGGAAAAGTAATTCAGAAAATTTACATTGATTCTTATAACGATAAAGTAATACCTGGAACGATTATGAGCGCAGTTTATCGTTATGTCTGCGAAGCTGAATAA
- a CDS encoding transposase, which translates to MKKRRIHYNRDFKLKAIQLSYENGSVTRTAKDLQISLKSLSLWRNILKKNGDISFPGKGNPILSSDDKKIKVLKKRLRI; encoded by the coding sequence ATGAAAAAGAGGAGAATACATTATAATCGAGATTTCAAGTTAAAAGCTATTCAACTAAGCTATGAAAATGGAAGTGTAACTCGGACGGCAAAAGATTTGCAAATAAGTCTAAAATCTTTGTCTTTGTGGCGAAATATTTTAAAAAAGAATGGAGATATAAGTTTTCCTGGTAAAGGGAATCCAATTTTAAGTTCTGATGACAAAAAGATTAAAGTGCTTAAAAAAAGATTAAGAATATAA
- a CDS encoding CsbD family protein: MNTTEIKGNWNELKGKLKQKFATLTDDDLMFAEGKEDEMYGRLQQKLGKTKEEFHQILSEL; encoded by the coding sequence ATGAATACTACTGAAATAAAAGGAAACTGGAATGAGCTGAAAGGTAAACTGAAACAAAAGTTTGCAACACTAACAGATGATGATTTGATGTTTGCTGAAGGAAAAGAAGACGAAATGTACGGAAGACTTCAGCAGAAATTGGGAAAAACAAAAGAGGAATTTCATCAAATCCTGTCAGAATTGTAA
- a CDS encoding IS3 family transposase, which yields MNKNIRHYSRIFKENAVLLSYIRNTIRETAEELHIDAKQLSKWRKIYEKFGKGSFPGLGNKRVYYENKKIYELEKELSESELRLEILEKGLKYIYQGKHVLCNFIHQNRDKYPLYKMCEVLGASHSTYDLWIKQPFSKTETRVYLLKKEISSIFFQFEQYKGAILITRELHSRGFQISKGQVSFWMKELGLRSKVKKKFIATTNSKHNSCIAPNILNRQFKVDKPSKVWVSDITYIRIDRRFSYLTVVMDLYERKIIGWHLSFGLSTKVTTLPAFEKAIVNRSVSEGLIFHSDKGIQYANKLFTDKLIEHNCKPSMSRTGDSYDNAVVESFFNTLKREAIYKQTKLLTTREMKIVIFDYIENWYNKKRIHSSLNYKTIEEFNNFNYEKEENTL from the coding sequence ATGAACAAAAATATCAGACATTATAGCCGAATTTTCAAAGAGAATGCAGTTTTACTTAGTTATATAAGAAATACGATTAGAGAAACTGCAGAAGAACTTCATATTGATGCAAAACAACTTTCTAAATGGCGCAAAATTTATGAAAAATTTGGAAAAGGAAGTTTCCCAGGTCTAGGAAATAAAAGAGTTTATTATGAAAATAAGAAAATCTACGAATTAGAAAAGGAGCTTTCAGAATCCGAACTTAGATTAGAAATACTAGAAAAAGGATTAAAATATATATATCAAGGTAAACACGTACTATGTAATTTTATACATCAAAATAGAGATAAATATCCTTTATACAAAATGTGCGAAGTTTTAGGCGCTTCTCATTCCACCTACGATTTATGGATAAAACAACCTTTTTCGAAAACAGAAACTCGTGTCTATTTACTGAAAAAAGAAATAAGTTCTATATTTTTTCAATTTGAACAATATAAAGGAGCAATATTGATTACGAGAGAACTACACAGTCGTGGATTTCAAATTTCTAAAGGACAAGTATCGTTTTGGATGAAAGAGCTTGGTTTGCGAAGTAAAGTAAAAAAGAAATTTATTGCTACAACCAATTCAAAACATAATTCATGTATTGCTCCAAATATTTTAAACAGACAATTTAAAGTAGATAAACCTTCTAAGGTATGGGTTTCAGATATAACTTATATTCGGATTGATAGAAGGTTTTCATATCTCACTGTTGTCATGGACTTGTATGAGAGAAAAATAATAGGATGGCATTTGAGTTTTGGACTTTCTACCAAGGTTACGACTTTACCTGCTTTTGAAAAAGCAATAGTTAATCGTTCAGTTTCAGAAGGATTAATATTTCATTCTGACAAAGGAATTCAGTATGCAAATAAGTTGTTTACTGATAAATTAATTGAACATAATTGTAAACCAAGTATGAGTAGAACAGGCGACAGTTATGATAATGCTGTTGTGGAAAGTTTTTTTAATACATTAAAGAGAGAAGCAATTTATAAACAGACAAAATTACTAACAACACGCGAGATGAAAATAGTAATATTTGATTATATAGAAAACTGGTATAATAAGAAAAGAATACATTCCAGTCTTAATTATAAGACAATTGAGGAGTTTAATAATTTTAACTATGAAAAAGAGGAGAATACATTATAA
- a CDS encoding Dps family protein, giving the protein MSPNIGITPKNLKKSASILATILSNEMTLYVKTRKFHWNISGNSFMELHKLFEEQYRILEAQIDEVAERINQLGEKTIGTMKEFIDNSTLKESPKEYASQKDMLSELLENHEQLVTEFRDYIPVFENETNDAGSADFVTGLLQEHEKMAWILRRYQA; this is encoded by the coding sequence ATGAGCCCAAATATCGGAATTACACCAAAAAACTTAAAAAAGAGCGCTTCTATACTGGCCACGATTTTATCCAATGAAATGACTTTATATGTAAAAACAAGAAAATTTCACTGGAACATTTCTGGAAATAGTTTTATGGAACTGCACAAATTGTTTGAAGAGCAATACCGCATTCTTGAAGCCCAAATTGATGAAGTTGCAGAACGCATTAATCAGCTGGGAGAAAAAACAATTGGAACAATGAAGGAGTTTATTGATAATTCGACTTTAAAAGAATCTCCAAAAGAATACGCTTCACAAAAAGACATGTTATCTGAACTTCTAGAAAATCACGAACAGCTGGTAACAGAATTTAGAGATTATATTCCGGTTTTTGAAAACGAAACCAACGATGCTGGCTCAGCCGATTTTGTGACGGGATTACTGCAAGAACATGAAAAAATGGCTTGGATATTAAGAAGATATCAGGCGTAG
- a CDS encoding lmo0937 family membrane protein has product MSNLLYTIAVILVILWALGFFVYSFGSIIHILLVIAIIAVLLRLIKGREV; this is encoded by the coding sequence ATGTCAAATTTATTATATACAATCGCAGTGATTCTGGTGATACTTTGGGCCTTAGGGTTCTTTGTTTACAGTTTCGGAAGTATTATCCATATTCTCTTGGTAATTGCCATTATTGCCGTATTGCTTCGACTTATTAAAGGTCGAGAAGTTTAA
- a CDS encoding porin family protein, with product MKLQANFLCALTLFLSASFGMLHAQDNNVNTEFGVKGGFNMSNLYDSGDNVDDNNVLYGFNAGVYATLPISDFVAIQPELLFTTKGAKLEYNNAFASGDAKFRLNYIELPLLVRVNVTKNFNIHAGGYASYLVSSKVSGNGTVDFDQDIDTDDLNKFDAGLSAGVGVDFNPISVGLRYNYGLTTVGKERTVAGTTYTFPDAKNSNLTLYLSYKLN from the coding sequence ATGAAATTACAAGCCAATTTTTTATGCGCCTTAACACTTTTTTTATCAGCTTCATTTGGAATGCTGCATGCTCAGGACAATAATGTAAATACCGAATTCGGTGTAAAAGGAGGATTCAATATGTCTAACCTTTACGATAGCGGAGACAATGTAGATGACAACAATGTCTTATACGGTTTCAACGCCGGGGTTTATGCTACACTTCCTATTTCAGATTTTGTAGCCATTCAGCCAGAGCTTTTGTTTACCACAAAAGGGGCAAAATTAGAATACAACAACGCTTTTGCAAGTGGGGATGCAAAATTTAGACTTAATTATATCGAGCTTCCACTTTTAGTGCGAGTTAATGTTACAAAAAACTTTAACATTCACGCCGGTGGTTATGCTTCTTATCTAGTAAGTTCTAAAGTAAGCGGAAACGGTACTGTTGATTTTGACCAAGATATTGACACAGACGATCTAAACAAATTTGATGCTGGTCTTTCTGCAGGTGTTGGAGTTGATTTTAACCCAATTAGCGTAGGATTGCGTTACAATTATGGTTTAACGACTGTGGGTAAAGAAAGAACGGTTGCAGGAACGACATACACATTTCCTGATGCAAAAAACAGCAACCTTACATTATACCTTTCTTATAAGTTAAACTAA
- a CDS encoding helix-turn-helix domain-containing protein, with protein sequence MKRERKSEIPEVVKDLGIKIKDIIEEKKFKRREVAHDAEMDVESLRKYIKGSQEMKVSTLFKIAQALKIHPSELIKDL encoded by the coding sequence ATGAAAAGAGAAAGAAAAAGTGAAATTCCAGAAGTTGTAAAAGACCTAGGAATCAAGATTAAAGATATAATTGAAGAAAAGAAATTCAAGCGACGAGAGGTTGCTCATGATGCAGAAATGGATGTTGAAAGTCTAAGAAAATACATTAAAGGCTCGCAAGAAATGAAAGTAAGCACTTTGTTTAAAATTGCACAAGCTTTAAAAATTCATCCAAGTGAATTGATTAAAGATTTGTAA
- a CDS encoding IS3 family transposase: MCKTLGTNTVSYRAWKKSSLTEKQKRKIILKNKINSIFVASRETYGCYRIAVELEKCGYLISPITVLRYMRELGIYVSIKKNNQAIRKTEITNL; this comes from the coding sequence ATGTGCAAAACATTAGGTACAAATACAGTAAGTTATAGAGCATGGAAAAAAAGTTCCCTCACAGAAAAGCAAAAACGTAAAATTATTTTAAAAAATAAGATAAACTCCATTTTTGTCGCTTCAAGAGAAACTTATGGATGTTATCGAATTGCTGTAGAACTTGAAAAATGTGGATATTTAATATCGCCTATTACAGTATTAAGATATATGAGAGAATTAGGAATATACGTTTCAATTAAAAAAAACAATCAAGCTATTAGAAAAACAGAAATTACAAATCTTTAA
- the prfA gene encoding peptide chain release factor 1, whose protein sequence is MLDRLQYVKQRFDEISDLIIQPDVISDQKRYKQLNQEYKGIKALVEKREEYIIILANIDEANEIIADGSDAEMVEMAKMQLDEAKERLPELEEEIKFMLIPKDPEDAKNVMVEIRAGTGGDEASIFAGDLFRMYTKYCESMGWRSSVVDMNEGTSGGFKEVIFEVTGEDVYGTLKFEAGVHRVQRVPQTETQGRVHTSAATVMVLPEAEEFDVQVDMNDVRVDFFCSSGPGGQSVNTTKSAVRLTHIPTGLVAQCQDEKSQHKNKDKALMVLRSRLYEMELAKKQEEDAKKRSSQVSSGDRSAKIRTYNYAQGRVTDHRIGLTLYDLGNIMNGDIQKIVSELQLVNNMEKLKEASEVY, encoded by the coding sequence ATGTTAGATAGACTTCAATATGTAAAGCAGCGTTTCGATGAGATTTCGGATTTGATTATTCAGCCGGATGTTATTTCTGATCAAAAACGTTATAAGCAGCTTAACCAAGAATATAAAGGGATAAAAGCGCTTGTTGAAAAGAGAGAAGAGTACATCATAATTTTAGCAAACATCGACGAAGCAAACGAAATTATTGCTGACGGAAGCGATGCTGAAATGGTGGAAATGGCCAAAATGCAATTGGATGAAGCAAAAGAACGTCTGCCAGAATTGGAGGAGGAAATCAAATTTATGCTTATTCCTAAAGATCCTGAAGACGCGAAAAACGTAATGGTGGAGATCCGCGCCGGAACGGGTGGGGACGAAGCGAGTATTTTTGCTGGTGACTTGTTTAGAATGTACACGAAATATTGCGAATCTATGGGATGGAGATCATCTGTTGTAGATATGAACGAGGGTACTTCTGGAGGTTTCAAAGAGGTTATTTTTGAGGTTACTGGAGAAGATGTATACGGAACTTTGAAGTTTGAAGCGGGTGTTCACCGTGTACAGCGTGTTCCGCAGACAGAAACTCAAGGTCGTGTGCATACATCGGCTGCAACGGTTATGGTTTTGCCAGAAGCAGAGGAGTTTGATGTTCAGGTAGATATGAACGATGTTCGTGTAGATTTCTTCTGTTCGTCTGGACCTGGAGGACAATCGGTAAATACTACGAAATCGGCTGTACGTTTAACGCACATTCCAACAGGTTTGGTGGCGCAATGTCAGGATGAGAAATCGCAGCACAAGAATAAAGATAAAGCTTTGATGGTATTACGTTCTCGTTTGTACGAAATGGAATTGGCCAAAAAGCAGGAAGAAGATGCTAAAAAACGTAGTTCTCAAGTAAGTTCTGGAGACCGTTCGGCAAAAATCCGTACGTATAACTATGCGCAAGGTCGTGTAACCGATCACCGTATTGGTTTAACGCTTTACGATTTAGGAAATATCATGAATGGCGATATTCAGAAAATCGTTTCTGAGCTTCAGTTAGTTAATAATATGGAGAAATTGAAGGAAGCTTCTGAGGTGTACTAA